A region of Ovis canadensis isolate MfBH-ARS-UI-01 breed Bighorn chromosome 19, ARS-UI_OviCan_v2, whole genome shotgun sequence DNA encodes the following proteins:
- the SEC61G gene encoding protein transport protein Sec61 subunit gamma: MDQVMQFVEPSRQFVKDSIRLVKRCTKPDRKEFQKIAMATAIGFAIMGFIGFFVKLIHIPINNIIVGG; encoded by the exons ATGGATCAGGTAATGCAGTTCGTTGAGCCAAGTCGGCAGTTTGTGAAAGACTCCATTCGGCTGGTTAAAAGATGCACCAAACCTGATAGAAAAG aattCCAGAAGATTGCCATGGCAACAGCAATAGGATTTGCTATAATGGGATTCATTGGCTTTTTTGTGAAATTGATCCATATTCCTATTAATAACATCATTGT